One Acutalibacter muris DNA window includes the following coding sequences:
- the rpe gene encoding ribulose-phosphate 3-epimerase → MVYIAPSLLAADFSRLAEEVGRIERADMLHVDVMDGHFVPNLSIGPAVVEALRKKTKLPFDVHLMMEEPLAYIGVFRQAGADIITFHIECQDQPQAVIAAIKASGARAGVAISPKTPAEAIGPWGEDLSQITVMTVEPGFGGQSMMLDMLPKVYKLRARFPQALVEVDGGVNLETAPLCKAAGANILVAGTSVFRAQDPYLEMRCLAM, encoded by the coding sequence ATGGTTTATATTGCGCCGTCACTGCTGGCGGCAGACTTCAGCAGGCTGGCGGAGGAGGTCGGGCGGATAGAGAGGGCGGATATGCTCCATGTGGACGTTATGGACGGGCACTTTGTGCCGAACCTCAGCATCGGCCCCGCAGTGGTGGAGGCCCTGAGAAAAAAGACAAAGCTGCCCTTTGACGTGCATCTGATGATGGAGGAACCGCTGGCGTATATAGGCGTGTTCCGGCAGGCGGGGGCGGATATAATCACCTTCCATATAGAATGCCAGGACCAGCCCCAGGCGGTGATTGCGGCTATCAAGGCCAGCGGCGCAAGGGCCGGGGTGGCCATAAGCCCAAAAACTCCAGCCGAGGCCATAGGTCCATGGGGAGAGGACCTGAGCCAAATCACGGTGATGACAGTGGAGCCGGGGTTCGGGGGGCAGAGCATGATGCTGGATATGCTTCCAAAGGTGTATAAGCTGCGGGCAAGGTTCCCACAGGCCCTGGTGGAGGTGGACGGCGGCGTGAACCTGGAGACGGCCCCGCTGTGCAAGGCGGCGGGGGCAAACATACTGGTGGCGGGCACCTCTGTGTTCAGAGCCCAGGACCCGTATCTTGAGATGCGGTGCCTTGCGATGTAA
- a CDS encoding AEC family transporter codes for MSAVLEVVSKVAVILILILVGCFITKRGMLTERGASEITTVLIKLVTPCVIINSFIGTEGALDASLLAMAMVLPALWSMLGVGMSYLVFKKEPLERQKVLRFSLIFSNVGFMGIPLVQGLVGDKGVIYASFGVVVFNVLCWTYGYSMMSGGARLSLKTVLLNPGVVGLAIGLPIYFLKLQLPGIIAEPLGYIADLNTPLAMLVIGSYIAKADLHSFVSDLSVYKVSFLRLVAVPAILLGLLAVIRPEKDLFLATMVQAATPVAANAVLFAVQYKRDSELASKLVAVSTVLSIITIPVMTVIAQAIC; via the coding sequence ATGAGTGCGGTGCTTGAGGTGGTGTCCAAGGTTGCGGTAATACTTATACTTATTCTGGTAGGGTGCTTTATTACAAAAAGGGGAATGCTCACCGAGCGGGGCGCGTCGGAAATAACTACGGTGCTTATAAAACTGGTGACCCCCTGCGTAATCATCAACTCCTTCATCGGCACAGAGGGGGCCCTGGACGCCTCCCTGCTGGCCATGGCTATGGTTTTGCCGGCGCTGTGGTCGATGTTAGGCGTGGGCATGAGCTACCTGGTGTTCAAAAAGGAGCCGCTGGAGCGGCAGAAGGTGCTGAGGTTCTCGCTGATTTTCAGCAACGTGGGCTTTATGGGCATACCGCTGGTCCAGGGTCTCGTGGGGGATAAGGGCGTGATATACGCCTCCTTCGGCGTGGTGGTCTTCAATGTGCTCTGCTGGACCTATGGCTACAGCATGATGAGCGGAGGGGCCAGGCTGAGTTTAAAGACCGTGTTGCTGAACCCCGGGGTGGTGGGCCTTGCCATAGGATTGCCCATATATTTCCTTAAATTACAGCTGCCGGGAATAATAGCTGAGCCACTTGGATATATCGCGGATTTAAACACGCCGCTGGCGATGCTTGTCATCGGCTCATATATCGCAAAGGCCGACCTGCACTCCTTCGTATCGGATTTAAGCGTATATAAGGTGTCGTTCCTGCGGCTGGTGGCGGTGCCGGCAATACTGCTGGGACTGCTGGCGGTGATACGCCCGGAAAAGGACCTGTTCCTGGCCACCATGGTCCAGGCGGCGACCCCTGTGGCGGCCAACGCGGTGCTGTTCGCGGTGCAGTATAAGAGGGACTCGGAGCTGGCCTCAAAGCTGGTGGCGGTATCTACAGTGCTCTCTATAATTACCATCCCGGTGATGACCGTTATAGCCCAGGCAATATGCTAG
- a CDS encoding ubiquitin-like domain-containing protein: MYYKKQKRKLCLRIAALAAAGALALVLIAAAVMKATAYSVSGTVLDGESTYSVKTGEAAPELFLTAARRQGMPELGPSDTTEFDGESCVLTVLRGVEMKVTDAGETTAFTARKGATVGEALKENGITLGEEDIVSPDRELVIAADLTVDIKRCCHVTVAFDGNVEKVMLYGGTVAEALKEAGLKFTEDMACNESIDASLTDGMEIIVTRLTAFTVTADGKTGSYKVSSGTVGEALEKCGFALGEGDRLNIPKGRRLTAGMKIVIQRVQVKEEKETQDIEYGTQYVTSRELAEGKTQLLSAGLKGEKELCYRATYVDGELESRELLSERVKSEPVKQIVMRGTGLPTAAPKLEFIDDGSGATPDPTPTGGKKPSVSVSAQEGVLTDPWGNEVSYSKAITGTCTAYCIPGGTTSIGLEAVRGVIAVDPEIIPYGTRMYVASPDGKIIYGYGVAGDTGGACMAGEIIADLCYDTVEECSIIGRREMVLYILQ; encoded by the coding sequence ATGTATTATAAAAAGCAAAAGAGAAAGCTATGCCTGCGGATTGCCGCCCTGGCCGCAGCAGGGGCGCTTGCCCTTGTGCTTATTGCGGCGGCAGTAATGAAAGCCACCGCCTATTCTGTTTCCGGCACTGTACTGGACGGTGAGAGTACATACAGTGTTAAGACGGGAGAGGCGGCTCCTGAATTATTCCTGACCGCTGCCAGACGCCAGGGTATGCCTGAGCTGGGTCCGTCAGATACCACCGAGTTTGATGGAGAGTCCTGCGTTTTGACCGTACTCCGGGGTGTGGAGATGAAGGTGACCGATGCGGGGGAGACGACGGCCTTTACAGCCCGCAAGGGCGCAACGGTCGGGGAAGCGCTTAAAGAGAACGGCATAACCTTGGGGGAGGAGGATATAGTTTCCCCGGACAGGGAGCTGGTGATTGCTGCTGACCTTACAGTGGATATTAAGCGTTGCTGCCATGTTACCGTCGCCTTCGATGGAAATGTTGAGAAGGTTATGCTCTATGGCGGCACGGTCGCGGAGGCGCTCAAAGAAGCCGGACTGAAGTTTACGGAGGATATGGCGTGTAATGAGAGTATAGACGCGTCCCTGACAGACGGGATGGAGATCATCGTCACTCGGCTGACGGCCTTTACGGTCACAGCCGACGGCAAGACCGGCAGCTATAAGGTCTCCTCCGGGACCGTAGGCGAAGCACTAGAAAAATGCGGCTTTGCGCTTGGAGAAGGAGACCGCTTAAATATCCCCAAGGGGCGCAGGCTTACAGCCGGGATGAAGATAGTCATACAGCGGGTGCAGGTCAAGGAGGAAAAAGAGACCCAGGATATAGAATACGGTACCCAGTATGTAACCTCCCGGGAGCTGGCAGAGGGAAAGACCCAGCTGCTCAGCGCCGGACTGAAGGGCGAGAAGGAGCTTTGCTACCGCGCCACCTACGTGGACGGCGAGCTGGAGAGCAGGGAGCTGCTCTCTGAGAGGGTAAAGAGCGAGCCGGTGAAGCAGATAGTCATGCGGGGGACGGGTCTGCCCACCGCCGCCCCCAAGCTGGAGTTTATTGATGACGGCAGCGGGGCTACCCCGGACCCAACGCCCACCGGCGGCAAGAAGCCGTCAGTGTCTGTTTCAGCCCAGGAGGGTGTGCTGACCGACCCCTGGGGCAACGAGGTATCCTACTCAAAGGCCATAACCGGCACCTGCACCGCCTACTGTATCCCAGGGGGCACCACCTCTATAGGGTTGGAGGCTGTGCGGGGCGTTATAGCAGTGGACCCAGAGATCATACCCTACGGCACGAGGATGTATGTGGCTTCGCCGGACGGCAAAATTATCTATGGATACGGCGTGGCGGGCGACACCGGCGGGGCCTGCATGGCCGGGGAGATCATAGCGGACCTCTGCTATGACACGGTGGAGGAGTGCAGTATTATAGGCCGGCGGGAAATGGTGCTGTACATTTTACAATGA
- the rpsI gene encoding 30S ribosomal protein S9, with the protein MYETAPYFYGTGRRKSSVARVRLYQGTGKVTINDRDIDDYFGLDTLKYIVRQPLALTNTDQKFDIVCRVAGGGVTGQAGAIRHGVARALLQFDGENLRPTLKKAGFLTRDPRMKERKKYGLKAARRAPQFSKR; encoded by the coding sequence ATGTATGAAACCGCACCTTATTTCTACGGAACAGGCAGGAGAAAGAGCTCCGTGGCTCGTGTCCGCCTTTACCAGGGCACAGGAAAGGTCACCATCAATGACCGGGATATCGACGATTACTTTGGCCTTGATACTCTGAAGTATATTGTCCGCCAGCCCCTGGCCCTGACCAATACCGACCAGAAATTCGATATCGTTTGCCGGGTAGCCGGCGGCGGCGTTACGGGACAGGCCGGCGCCATCCGTCACGGAGTGGCCCGCGCGTTGTTACAGTTCGACGGCGAGAATCTGCGCCCCACCCTGAAGAAGGCCGGATTCCTGACCCGCGACCCCAGAATGAAGGAACGCAAGAAGTACGGCCTGAAGGCCGCCCGCCGCGCTCCCCAGTTCTCAAAGCGCTGA
- the rplM gene encoding 50S ribosomal protein L13, which translates to MSTTMPKAGEVERKWYVIDAAGKPLGRVAAQAAVLLRGKHKVTFAPHVDCGDHVIIVNCKDAVLTGGKAEKKYYYRHTGYIGHLKATRYDALMKTKPELAMQLAVKGMVPSNSLGRSAMSRLRLYAGSDHKHAAQKPEAWNM; encoded by the coding sequence ATGTCAACTACGATGCCTAAGGCCGGGGAAGTCGAGCGTAAGTGGTACGTTATCGACGCTGCCGGCAAGCCTTTGGGCCGGGTGGCGGCCCAGGCTGCGGTACTGCTCCGCGGCAAGCATAAGGTCACCTTCGCGCCCCATGTGGACTGCGGCGACCACGTCATCATCGTGAACTGCAAGGACGCCGTCCTTACCGGCGGCAAGGCGGAGAAGAAGTATTATTACCGCCACACCGGGTATATCGGCCATCTCAAGGCGACGCGTTATGACGCTTTGATGAAGACCAAGCCGGAGCTCGCAATGCAGCTGGCCGTCAAGGGGATGGTGCCGTCCAACTCCCTTGGGAGAAGCGCCATGTCCCGTCTGCGTCTGTACGCCGGCTCGGACCATAAGCACGCGGCCCAGAAGCCGGAAGCTTGGAATATGTAA
- a CDS encoding DHHW family protein, with the protein MEQREYIRRRGGGPVRRPSRHNGPPRFLWLLLALVVLAGVAALVYFLNRNAEDDGDSQSSSPAPSSAVSAPFEDEPASALETPAPTPAAALPDQLYPDSEPSDMGSFMIAGGCGYDYYHFNEETTNSYILAVSDAAESLSSSVNFYSMVIPTSMDVMLQESYLTENSINSSDQRKAIDDYIYPSISAINSSVKTVPLFTPLREHCDEYIYFHSDRTWTQLGAYYAYRSFCSAKGIEPAALDSFTKQEYEGFSGGFYSESTSGALYDDTVEAYFPGGNTSMNFTDSDGVEYEDWSVISDGDGYDSSLLYLIFAAGDQPYKVLENSDITDNSACVVVQDSFGNYFIPFLTQHYQKVYVVDYSRYSNSVPELVNESGATDVILLTNVIATSSSSAVESLQSIF; encoded by the coding sequence ATGGAGCAGCGTGAATATATCCGCCGGCGCGGCGGCGGTCCGGTCCGCAGGCCCAGCCGCCACAATGGCCCGCCGCGCTTCCTATGGTTGCTGCTGGCTCTGGTTGTCCTTGCGGGGGTTGCGGCGCTGGTCTATTTCCTAAATAGAAACGCGGAGGACGACGGCGATAGCCAGTCTTCCTCTCCGGCTCCCTCCTCGGCCGTCTCTGCCCCCTTTGAGGACGAGCCTGCTTCGGCCCTGGAAACCCCAGCGCCCACTCCTGCCGCCGCTCTGCCCGACCAGCTCTACCCGGATTCCGAGCCCTCCGACATGGGGAGCTTTATGATAGCCGGGGGATGTGGGTATGATTATTACCACTTTAATGAGGAAACCACCAACAGTTATATCCTAGCGGTCAGCGACGCGGCCGAAAGCCTTTCGTCTTCTGTAAATTTCTACAGCATGGTAATACCAACAAGCATGGACGTTATGCTTCAGGAGAGCTACCTCACTGAAAACAGTATAAACAGCAGCGACCAGCGCAAGGCAATAGACGACTATATCTATCCTTCTATTTCCGCTATTAACTCCTCTGTAAAGACTGTACCCCTTTTTACTCCACTCCGGGAGCACTGCGACGAATACATATATTTCCACAGTGACCGCACCTGGACCCAGCTGGGCGCGTACTATGCCTACCGCTCCTTCTGCTCTGCAAAGGGTATCGAGCCCGCCGCGCTGGACAGTTTTACCAAGCAGGAATACGAGGGCTTTTCCGGCGGTTTCTACAGCGAGTCCACCAGCGGCGCACTATATGACGACACGGTGGAGGCCTATTTCCCCGGTGGAAACACCAGCATGAATTTCACCGACAGCGACGGCGTCGAATATGAGGACTGGTCGGTGATTTCTGACGGCGATGGCTATGACTCCTCACTGTTATATCTGATTTTTGCCGCCGGTGACCAGCCCTATAAGGTGCTGGAAAACAGCGACATAACCGACAACTCTGCCTGTGTCGTAGTGCAGGACTCCTTCGGCAATTATTTTATCCCCTTCCTGACTCAGCACTATCAAAAGGTTTATGTGGTGGACTATAGCCGCTATAGCAACAGCGTGCCGGAGCTCGTCAACGAGTCGGGGGCAACAGATGTTATTCTTTTAACAAATGTTATTGCCACCAGCAGTTCATCAGCAGTGGAGAGCTTACAGAGCATTTTCTAA
- a CDS encoding class I SAM-dependent methyltransferase has product MNKTEVFDFYENGAEIGRLERGLGIIEAARTKELISRFIKPGMTVYDVGGGIGYYSDWLAAKGCTVSLYELAPSAVQYAKEHQTAHYYAAAADARALPVQEGSCDALLLMGPLYHLMDKEERLKALCEAYRVLRPGGLLIATGISKFSSATWALSVYRTANNFIDDEVYMNMLRGELIKGEHHRLEKYPNFIAEAYFHTPETFAAELSESGFNVSEVLAIEGIIWPTPNLNAKWEDPTSRERLLELLRLTESEPSVLGYSPHFMAVAVK; this is encoded by the coding sequence ATGAATAAAACGGAAGTATTCGATTTCTACGAAAACGGCGCGGAGATAGGCCGTCTTGAGCGCGGCCTGGGAATTATTGAAGCCGCGCGCACCAAGGAACTTATTTCGCGCTTTATCAAGCCAGGCATGACCGTCTATGACGTGGGCGGCGGTATCGGGTATTACTCTGACTGGCTTGCCGCCAAAGGGTGTACGGTTTCACTATATGAGCTTGCACCCTCGGCCGTTCAATATGCTAAGGAGCACCAGACAGCCCACTACTATGCTGCTGCTGCGGACGCACGCGCTCTGCCTGTTCAGGAGGGCTCCTGTGACGCTCTGTTGCTCATGGGACCCTTATACCACCTGATGGATAAAGAGGAGCGGCTCAAGGCCCTCTGTGAAGCGTACCGTGTCCTGCGCCCGGGCGGTCTACTGATTGCCACGGGCATTTCAAAGTTCAGTTCTGCCACGTGGGCCCTCTCTGTCTATCGTACCGCTAATAACTTCATTGACGATGAGGTCTATATGAATATGCTTCGCGGCGAGCTCATTAAAGGCGAGCACCATAGGCTGGAGAAATATCCCAACTTTATTGCCGAGGCGTACTTCCACACGCCGGAGACCTTTGCCGCAGAGCTTTCGGAGAGCGGTTTTAATGTAAGTGAAGTGCTGGCAATCGAGGGTATAATTTGGCCGACCCCGAACCTGAACGCGAAATGGGAAGACCCGACCAGCCGCGAGCGCCTGTTGGAGCTGCTGCGGCTTACGGAATCAGAGCCATCAGTCTTAGGCTATAGCCCGCATTTTATGGCAGTTGCCGTTAAATAA
- a CDS encoding GNAT family N-acetyltransferase — protein MSVVAHTMQYMGGEVNPPFLEIRSYLDSDYPAYREIYNDCFTDMRQALGVYPIECCDTRERLLKKSENIFLLEIDGRLAGSIAIYNNEIDDLIVARQYRRKGYGQGLLRFAVARMQHMGVSPIMLHVADWNRGALELYSQNGFRVIKTETV, from the coding sequence ATGAGTGTCGTGGCGCACACAATGCAATATATGGGCGGAGAAGTGAATCCTCCCTTCCTGGAGATCCGCAGCTATCTTGATTCAGACTATCCGGCATATAGAGAAATTTATAATGACTGCTTTACAGATATGCGTCAGGCCCTAGGGGTGTACCCTATAGAATGCTGTGATACCAGGGAGAGGCTCCTAAAAAAATCAGAAAATATCTTCCTTCTTGAGATAGATGGCCGACTGGCAGGTTCCATAGCTATCTATAACAATGAGATAGACGACCTGATAGTAGCCAGACAATATAGGCGGAAAGGATATGGTCAGGGGCTGCTGCGCTTTGCAGTGGCCCGTATGCAGCATATGGGCGTCTCGCCCATCATGCTCCATGTTGCGGACTGGAATCGTGGGGCCCTTGAGCTCTATTCCCAAAACGGTTTCCGCGTCATTAAAACAGAGACCGTATAG
- the sleB gene encoding spore cortex-lytic enzyme produces the protein MKTEKKKIFVMFWRTGVIILVNLMIMAMLLNSGGAKALSKYGSTGSEVTQIQQRLQELGYDPGTADGIYGTRTKNAVISFQRDYGLSDDGIAGPKTLEALGLSGGGGSGGGNYGGFSESDIQLLAKIISAESRGEPYQGQVAVGAVIMNRIAHPSFPNTLSGVIYQEGAFSCLYDGGVNAAVADSAYQAAREAINGSDPTGGAIYYYNPAKTTNKWIWSRQVVAVIGAHNFAI, from the coding sequence ATGAAAACGGAAAAGAAAAAAATTTTTGTAATGTTCTGGCGCACAGGAGTTATTATCCTTGTAAATCTAATGATAATGGCAATGCTGCTGAACAGCGGCGGAGCCAAGGCGCTCTCTAAATACGGCTCTACCGGCAGTGAGGTCACTCAGATACAGCAGCGCCTTCAGGAGCTTGGCTATGACCCCGGCACAGCTGACGGTATCTACGGAACACGTACCAAAAACGCGGTTATTTCCTTTCAGCGGGATTATGGTCTTTCCGACGACGGCATCGCCGGCCCCAAAACTCTTGAGGCCCTGGGCCTATCGGGGGGCGGAGGTTCCGGCGGTGGAAACTATGGAGGATTTTCTGAAAGCGATATACAGCTGCTTGCAAAGATAATATCGGCCGAATCCCGGGGTGAGCCGTACCAGGGACAGGTGGCGGTGGGCGCAGTTATAATGAACCGTATTGCCCATCCCTCCTTTCCCAACACGCTCTCCGGGGTCATTTACCAGGAGGGTGCCTTTTCCTGCCTGTATGACGGCGGAGTAAACGCCGCCGTGGCAGATTCCGCGTATCAGGCGGCCCGTGAGGCCATTAACGGCTCTGACCCCACAGGCGGAGCCATATACTATTACAACCCGGCTAAGACCACAAATAAATGGATATGGTCCCGGCAGGTAGTCGCCGTTATAGGCGCGCATAACTTCGCTATATAA
- a CDS encoding AraC family transcriptional regulator translates to MDWLTSLRGAIEYMEEHLLEPVTPEDIGKAVNISPFYLQKGFQIMTGYGLGEYIRCRRLYMAAMDLLAGDEKVIEIAYKYCYQTPESFAKAFSRFHGFPPSQVKRQRRRIKIFLPLKITITIQGGHNVDYKIEKMDSFKVIGFEEDIPMERGYELCPKMWDRLTKKYFSALWQGKTPETDLERAIVENGVGAFGVCVEGGGDTFAYMVGGAYKGGPVPEGMKVREIPAAAWAKFCSAGPMPEGMHSLYTQIFQEWLPGNREYDLAHPIDIEYYECIGDGMDYEIWLPVTEKGKG, encoded by the coding sequence ATGGATTGGCTGACAAGCCTGCGGGGGGCCATCGAGTATATGGAGGAGCATCTGCTGGAGCCCGTGACACCGGAGGATATCGGAAAGGCGGTGAACATTTCACCCTTCTACCTGCAGAAAGGCTTTCAGATCATGACGGGCTACGGCCTGGGGGAGTATATACGCTGCCGCAGGCTTTATATGGCCGCCATGGACCTGCTGGCGGGCGATGAAAAGGTCATAGAAATAGCGTATAAATACTGCTATCAGACACCGGAGAGCTTCGCTAAGGCCTTCTCGAGGTTCCACGGATTTCCGCCGTCCCAGGTGAAGCGTCAGCGCAGGAGGATAAAGATATTTTTGCCGCTGAAGATAACTATTACTATACAAGGAGGACATAATGTGGACTACAAAATTGAGAAGATGGACAGCTTCAAGGTCATCGGCTTTGAGGAGGACATCCCTATGGAGCGGGGATATGAGCTCTGCCCCAAAATGTGGGACAGGCTGACGAAAAAATATTTTAGCGCCCTCTGGCAGGGAAAGACCCCGGAGACGGACCTTGAGAGGGCAATCGTGGAAAACGGCGTGGGCGCTTTTGGCGTGTGCGTGGAGGGCGGAGGAGATACCTTTGCATATATGGTGGGAGGCGCGTATAAGGGCGGGCCCGTGCCGGAGGGCATGAAGGTGCGGGAGATACCGGCCGCAGCCTGGGCCAAATTCTGCAGCGCCGGTCCTATGCCAGAGGGGATGCATTCTCTGTATACCCAGATATTTCAGGAGTGGCTGCCGGGGAACAGGGAGTACGACCTGGCGCACCCTATCGATATAGAGTATTATGAGTGTATCGGTGACGGCATGGATTATGAAATCTGGCTGCCTGTCACCGAGAAGGGAAAAGGCTGA
- a CDS encoding MFS transporter, whose amino-acid sequence MKKLFSRMNTNDRQAIVLVGVNGFFWFAWAFGCYQAVYLQGVGFSASSMGVVNALSSVVGIASVSFWGMASDRMGSLRKVLITVLIGGSLMYALIPLVPVEFRGSPILLMCYIPAVCFFRSSMSPYAENLLVRNCNELRLNFGVLRSLGSFLFTIGSLIIAAWLPSLGVRNTFWVTGLFMLIPIIMTFFAREPAARVPAKKGEKRSMNLGELFKNKAYMAFLGFGFIFYIAVACEGNFLPYYMASIGVDSKQYGIILALRATMEIPFLLFMIRLRRRFPLRVLILGSSLLMGIECIGLGLLANSLPTMMLFCMFFGLGNGLFIGSSLNYVYELAPSHLKASAQAFFTSMSSVAGILGNLAGGAVFDAIGAKTFYLTVSALFVLSAGVFLLSFKGKRENAEVPGQN is encoded by the coding sequence ATGAAAAAACTCTTTTCCCGGATGAATACAAATGACAGGCAGGCTATAGTCCTGGTGGGTGTAAACGGCTTCTTCTGGTTTGCCTGGGCCTTTGGGTGCTATCAGGCTGTGTACCTCCAGGGGGTGGGCTTCTCGGCCTCTTCAATGGGCGTGGTCAACGCCCTGAGCTCTGTGGTGGGTATCGCCTCGGTATCCTTCTGGGGCATGGCCAGCGACAGGATGGGCTCCCTTCGCAAGGTGCTTATCACCGTGCTGATTGGCGGTTCGCTGATGTATGCCCTGATACCGCTGGTGCCGGTAGAGTTCCGCGGCTCGCCGATTCTGCTGATGTGCTATATTCCAGCAGTATGCTTTTTCCGCTCGTCCATGTCGCCATATGCCGAGAATCTCTTGGTGCGTAACTGCAATGAGCTACGCCTGAACTTCGGAGTTCTGCGCAGTCTCGGCTCGTTCCTTTTCACCATCGGCAGCCTGATAATAGCCGCGTGGCTCCCAAGCCTTGGGGTGCGGAACACCTTCTGGGTCACCGGACTTTTTATGCTTATACCCATAATAATGACCTTTTTTGCCCGGGAGCCTGCCGCAAGAGTCCCGGCCAAGAAGGGGGAAAAGCGCTCTATGAACCTGGGGGAGCTGTTTAAAAACAAGGCATATATGGCCTTTTTGGGCTTCGGCTTCATCTTCTACATAGCCGTGGCCTGTGAAGGCAATTTTCTGCCGTACTATATGGCCAGCATCGGCGTTGACTCGAAACAGTACGGAATAATTCTGGCACTTCGCGCCACCATGGAAATACCCTTCCTGCTTTTCATGATACGGCTTAGAAGGAGGTTTCCGCTGCGGGTGCTGATACTGGGCTCGTCTCTGCTTATGGGAATAGAGTGCATAGGGCTGGGGCTTCTGGCAAACTCCCTTCCCACAATGATGCTGTTCTGTATGTTCTTCGGCCTTGGCAACGGCCTGTTTATCGGCTCGTCCCTGAACTATGTATATGAGCTGGCCCCCAGCCACTTGAAAGCCAGCGCTCAGGCCTTCTTTACTTCTATGTCGTCAGTGGCGGGCATACTCGGAAATCTGGCGGGCGGAGCTGTTTTTGACGCGATAGGCGCCAAGACCTTCTATCTGACGGTCTCAGCGCTGTTTGTGCTGAGCGCGGGAGTATTCCTGCTGTCCTTTAAAGGCAAAAGGGAAAATGCGGAGGTTCCCGGACAAAACTGA
- a CDS encoding zeta toxin family protein, with the protein MHSWYNERSKGKEKKNMEKLIIIRGNSGSGKTAAAGMLQKKLGPNTMRISHDMVRMEILHVWGKEGAERSLPLMTELMRYGRRNSEFTIIEGILPYSDYNPLFEAALGEYGRENIFAYYYDISFEETLRRHMTKPNRDEFGEEDMRRWWQEKDYLKNIEETIFVEEISLEEAVEKIYSDVFSGNP; encoded by the coding sequence GTGCATAGCTGGTATAATGAGCGCAGCAAGGGGAAGGAGAAGAAAAATATGGAAAAGCTGATTATCATAAGAGGAAATTCCGGCAGCGGAAAGACCGCCGCCGCAGGTATGCTGCAAAAGAAGCTGGGGCCGAATACCATGCGAATATCCCATGATATGGTGCGCATGGAGATACTGCATGTGTGGGGCAAGGAGGGGGCAGAGCGTTCGCTGCCGCTTATGACAGAGCTTATGAGGTATGGCCGCAGAAATTCCGAGTTTACAATTATAGAGGGTATACTGCCATATTCAGACTATAATCCTCTGTTTGAGGCGGCGTTAGGTGAATATGGCAGGGAGAATATCTTTGCCTACTACTATGATATCTCCTTCGAGGAGACTCTGCGCCGCCATATGACAAAGCCCAACCGTGATGAATTCGGCGAGGAGGATATGCGCAGATGGTGGCAGGAAAAGGACTATCTCAAAAATATAGAGGAGACGATTTTTGTGGAGGAGATCAGCCTTGAGGAGGCGGTCGAAAAAATATACAGCGATGTATTTTCGGGAAACCCTTGA